The Streptomyces noursei ATCC 11455 sequence GTCGTAGAAGCCCTGGATCAGGTGCTCCTTGCTCGCGAAGTAGTAGTACGCATTCCCGACGGAGACCCCGGCCTCTTTGGCGATGGCTCGCATCGTGGTCTTGTCGTAGCCCCGTTCCTGGAACAGCCGCATCGCCGTCTCCAGGATCAGGGTGCGGGTCTGCTCGCTCTTGGCCTTGGCCGGTGGGGTCTGGTTCTGTGCTGGCACGGTCAGAGCCTAATCGGGCACGGCGCAACCGCTGCGGCAGCCCGTCGCGGCGGGGAGAGTCGCCAGGGAGGCCCAGCTGCTGCCGGGTGCGCCCGTCTCCCAAGGCGTGCGCTGTGGGCCTTGGTACATCTGTCGGTATTTTGCCGCGGTGAGCACTGCGCCGCGCGCGAAGCGGAGCCCGGAGGGGGTGCTGATCTTGTGGGCCAGCGGCCGGTACTTGTCCAGCGCCCACAGGCACACGACCCAGGCGGCGGCGCCCCGGTACACCTGCCCGCCGTCCCCGACCACGGTGATCTCCTCCAGCGTGGCGGTGTGGTCGAGTTCCGGCAGGCGCCGATGAGCCTCCTGCGTTCCGGCCGGCACCAGGTCCAGCGGCACCAGTTGGCGCTGTCGGGCGAGCCAGTCGCGCACGAAGGCGCACAGTGGGCAGTGCGCGTCGTACAGCACGGTGAGCCGGCGGACCGGGGCGCTCGGGGCACCCCGGTCGGCGGTGGCGGCGGTCGCCGTCATCCTTGAACCTGACCGGCGGGCGCGCCCCAGGGCCCGGGCTGGGTGTATCCCTGCGGCAGCACCGGCGGGTTCTGCTCCCGGTCCATCATGCCGCGCCGGCGGAACTTGTTCAGTGCGAAGACGTTGCCGAGGTGCATCAGCCCGAGCACCAGCAGCACGACGCCGAGCTTCTGCGACAGTGCCTCGAACACCTGCCGAGAAGTGGCGATCACGGCGTCGTCCTGCAGGTAGAGCGCGACGAAACCGAGGTTCACGAGGTAGAACCCGACCACGAGTAGGTGGTTGACGGCATCCGCCAGCTTGTCGTTTCCGTGCAGCACATCGGCGAGGAAGATCCGCCCGTTCCGGCTGAGAGTGCGGGCGACCCAGATGGTGAGGCCGATGCTGACAAGCAGATAGATGACGTATGCGACGACGGTGAGGTCCACGGTCCCCACTCCTTCTTGAACGTGTTCAAAAGTGTTGCCGTCGGTGACTGTAGACCTGTTTTTGAACACGTTCAAGTGCGGTGTGGGTCTTGGAGTGGAGACGTGACTGCCCAAAGCGTCGGAGCGCACCTTGGCGTGCCTGGCGAGCCAGTCGCCGGAGCATTGGAGATGCCGGTGTGCTGACAACCCACCGGCTGGCCGCGGAACGCCTCCTTGTTTGTGATGCCGTGACCGCGCAGCTGTCGGCAACGCATGGTGGACGACATGCGGGGCGCGTGGGTGCGCCTCTCGTCGCGCTTGCTGCAACGACGGGTGCGCCCCTAATGGGGCGTCGGGACCGGGAACTTTGACCTCGACGCCAAGCCGGTCACGATGACCTGGTAACTCGATGGTGATGAAGTGTCGGTCGGGAGCGCGAAGATGCTCCTGGCCGTCCTTCGTTCGGCTCGCGACAAGCAAGGTCGGCATGTCTCTGCAATTCACTCGGTGTTCTTTCCAGTACGGCCGGAAGGTGCCTGTATTCGATCGGCTCGATCTGTCCATCGGGCACAGGGCCACAGTCCTTCTCGGGCCGAACGGCGCGGGGAAGTCGACCCTCATGGGTATCGCCGCCTCGTGGATCAACCCCACCGAGGGGTCGGTCAGATGGCGGGGGATTGATCCGGCAAAGGCGCCGTTACGTGCGCCGTACCGCAAAGCGGTGGGCTGGCTTCCGCAGAACGTCAAGCCGATGCCCGGGCTCACGGTGCGGGAAAACGTCGCCTACATCGGCTGGTTAGGGAATGTCCCGCTCCGATGCATGGGACGCCTCGCGGGACGCCCTGGAGCGCGTAAAGCTGGGCAGCCTGGCGGAACGGAAGAGCCACCAGCTCTCGGGCGGACAGCTGCGGCGGATGGGCATAGCCGGAACGCTCGTCCACAGCAGCGAAATCGTGCTGCTCGACGAACCGACAGCAGGTCTCGACCCCTCACAGCGCCAGATCTTCCGCGACCTGGTGACGCAGATGCTGGCCGACATCCAGGTCGTGGTCTCGACCCATCAGACCGAGGGCCTCGACGCCATGTACGACCACGTCGTCGTCCTCGACAAGGGACAGGTTCGCTTCGAAGGCGACACGGACGACTTCCTGGCCCTCGCAGCCCCGGGCACGCCCGAAGGCCGGCGCGCCGAAGCCGCCTACACCCACCTCATCGCAAGGGAGGTGTGAGCCGTGCTGTGGCGTACCGTTCTACGTTCCTCCTCCGCCACGTGGCTGGCACCCCTGCTGGCCGCTTTTGTCGCGTTGCTGTTGGCCGACGACCTCACCGCCGGGGTCACTCCCGGATACTGGCCCAGCGCGCTGGGGCACGCCAACTTCGCACTGCACTTCGTGGCACCGGCCTGCGCCACCGCCAGCGCCTGGGAAGGCTCACGCCTCACACGCGGCAACGTGACCCATTGGGCCCCCACCCGCTCCGGACTCACCATCGCCCTGCCACTCCTGGCACCAGTCTTCGTCCTGGGCGCCGTCGGCATGGCGGTCGCCGCGGCGCTGACCATCTCCACAGGCCAGCCTGACATCGGCACCCCGCCCGTGGGCGTCGTGCTCGTCTGGCTGGTCGTCCTTGCGGCCCACTCCTTCGCGGGTTTCCTGCTCGGCAGACGCATGCCGCTGGTCGTGGCCGCTCCCTTGGCGCTGATCCTGAGCTTCGTGCTGACCGCGTACCCGGCCGCCATGGAACCGCTGTGGCTGCGCCACATGGTCACAGGCGGAATGTCCGCGTGCTGCTCTCTGTCGCAGACCCCTGACTGGCGCGCGGCGGCAAGCGCGCTCGTCCTGGCTCTCGGTGTCATTGCGGCTGCTGTGGTGGTCCTGACCGTGCTGGCCCGGCGCGTACGAACCGTCCTGGTCACTGTTGCATTGGTGGCCGGCTTGGCCGGCAGCGGATGGCTTGCCTACGGACTGCCCGCCGATCCTGTGAACGCCCGCCCCGCCGATCAACTGCAATGCGCCGGGGACAATCCACGCGTGTGCCTGTGGCCGGAACTCTCCCGGCAAGCCGACATGATCCGCCAGAACGCCGCCGACGCACGCAGTCGCCTGCAGCAGGCCGGCCTCACCGTCCCCGCCGAACTCACCATGGACAAGCAGGCCAGGCAAGGCGCCTTGTTCATCGGGGCCTGGCCCAACCCCACTCCCTCCCAGATCCGCTCCGGGGTCGCCGCCGCACTGCTCCCCTCCGGACCACCCGCCTGCGCCGAGCGCGGACCCTTCCCCGGTGCCGATGCCTACGGGCCGACCGCTGCATGGCTCGCCCGGACCGCAGGCGCCGATCCCCAGGACATGGCCGGGCGTTACGGGGAGCCCGAGAACGCGGTCGCCACCGCCGTCCTGCGGCTGCCCCGCAGCCAGCAACTGGCGTGGTTCGAGCACAACAGCAAGGCACTGCGCGACTGCACGACCCACCCCGCCGCGGCTCCCTCACCCCGCGCCCAGGAGACCTCGCGATGATCTGGTGGCTCAGGGCCAAGAGCGCCCCCGCAGTCGCAGCAGCCACGCTCGTGGCGTACCTCCTCGCCATCCTGGTACGCCAGGAAGCCATCCCCGTCCCGGCAGTCGTCGGCGCCACGGGACAACTCCTGGTCACCCAGATCCTGGGGATCGTCCCCGTCGCCCTGCTCCTCCACGGCATCGACCGCGGGGACACCATCACCGAGGAAGTCGCACTCCGTCACGCAGGTCGGCGCAATGCGGCGTTGTGCGGAGCGTTTGCCCTGCTGGTCGTACTGCTGGCTGCCGTCGTCCACCTCCTGTGGGACCGGCCGGAAGCCCTGTCGCTCGCCCG is a genomic window containing:
- a CDS encoding thiol-disulfide oxidoreductase DCC family protein; translation: MTATAATADRGAPSAPVRRLTVLYDAHCPLCAFVRDWLARQRQLVPLDLVPAGTQEAHRRLPELDHTATLEEITVVGDGGQVYRGAAAWVVCLWALDKYRPLAHKISTPSGLRFARGAVLTAAKYRQMYQGPQRTPWETGAPGSSWASLATLPAATGCRSGCAVPD
- a CDS encoding DUF7224 domain-containing protein yields the protein MLWRTVLRSSSATWLAPLLAAFVALLLADDLTAGVTPGYWPSALGHANFALHFVAPACATASAWEGSRLTRGNVTHWAPTRSGLTIALPLLAPVFVLGAVGMAVAAALTISTGQPDIGTPPVGVVLVWLVVLAAHSFAGFLLGRRMPLVVAAPLALILSFVLTAYPAAMEPLWLRHMVTGGMSACCSLSQTPDWRAAASALVLALGVIAAAVVVLTVLARRVRTVLVTVALVAGLAGSGWLAYGLPADPVNARPADQLQCAGDNPRVCLWPELSRQADMIRQNAADARSRLQQAGLTVPAELTMDKQARQGALFIGAWPNPTPSQIRSGVAAALLPSGPPACAERGPFPGADAYGPTAAWLARTAGADPQDMAGRYGEPENAVATAVLRLPRSQQLAWFEHNSKALRDCTTHPAAAPSPRAQETSR